DNA from Candidatus Cloacimonas acidaminovorans str. Evry:
GAATCAAACCCTTATTTACCGCAATGGAAAACTTGCCACCAATCGTATTGCCGGAACAATTACTTATGAAGAACCAACTGATAAGGGTTTGCCTTTGGAGCTAACTCTTTTGTCTGCTGATTCTTTATTGGTTTTAAGCAGTGTTATTCAAGGTGGTGCTTATGCCATTGACAACTTGAATCCTCAGAAACATATCCTCCGTACTTATATAGATAAAGATTTTAATGGCCGTTACGATTTTGGGAGAGAGCCATTTTTTGAAGGGATTACCGATGGTTCTTCCGTGGCAACTTTAAATATTACAATGGCTTACGGTGATACTACGAGAGCTAAAATATCCCAAGTGAATGTGCTTAGTGACCGCGAACTGCAAGTTATTTTAAGTGAAGATATTAAGAGCTATGATGAACTTAGCATCCAGACAAAAAATACCCCCCTATCCATTGCCTATCAATTGATTGAAGGATATATAATTAATTTATTAACCGCCAAAATGGATAGCACGGAATATACCTTAACCCTTACCGGAGTGAAAGATAAAAAAGATAACATCAGTAACAAACTGGAAACCAAATTTAAAGTTAGACCCGTAGCTGATACTTTGGCTCCCAAAATCATTTTTACAAATCCCAGAAACGGTGCTTCGGTAAATACTCTTTTACCTGTTTTGGAAATCCATTTTAATGAAATTATTCCGAAAGCCAATATTAAAGCCAAATTGCTCTGCGGAAATCAGGAAATTCCTCTCAAACATTTGTCTGAAACGGGACGCATTCACCGTTTTCAACCCCCAAAAGAACTGGAAAATTACAAAAGCCATCTGCTGATTATCAGTTCAGAAACCACAGATTTTAGCGGTAATCACCTTAAAAATGATTATGAATTGCAGTTTCTACCTCTCCTGAGAAAATAGATATCAGGATAATAGCTCTGGAAGGAAAAGGATTTAAGGGATTTTTAATTTAAGGTTGAGAGGGTTGGAGAAAATTTTAAGTCACAATTTTCACCTGACTTCCAGAAAACCACAATCTACGAATTATCTCACTTACAACTGCATTTTAACGGGCTTCCAAAGTGAAAAATTGTGAGTTAAAATAGAAATCGTCCATCTTCATAGCGCCGGGTTAAAACCCGTCGTTCATACCTGTCGTTCCTACGGAACTTATTCTTAAAAAAAGAA
Protein-coding regions in this window:
- a CDS encoding Ig-like domain-containing protein gives rise to the protein MRFNKTFICLFSLLIILFLISGCGNKRSPTGGPQDIDKPVVLESSPAEFGDISSGYIEISFSKPMDRNTLANSIYIYPPVQNKKITLDGANLKIHIKEFLKPDTNYFITLTKRLKDLRGNTLEKNQTLIYRNGKLATNRIAGTITYEEPTDKGLPLELTLLSADSLLVLSSVIQGGAYAIDNLNPQKHILRTYIDKDFNGRYDFGREPFFEGITDGSSVATLNITMAYGDTTRAKISQVNVLSDRELQVILSEDIKSYDELSIQTKNTPLSIAYQLIEGYIINLLTAKMDSTEYTLTLTGVKDKKDNISNKLETKFKVRPVADTLAPKIIFTNPRNGASVNTLLPVLEIHFNEIIPKANIKAKLLCGNQEIPLKHLSETGRIHRFQPPKELENYKSHLLIISSETTDFSGNHLKNDYELQFLPLLRK